A single genomic interval of Salinarchaeum sp. IM2453 harbors:
- a CDS encoding phosphatase PAP2 family protein has product MNGFPSLVPAYQFYDAQTNEAVRDVVPEPIIWLLTHVTHLGDGAVLVVLGVTLYWFGAGDRRQRAFVLAIATASLAVAAGIKGIFAIPRPETAFTPLEYPGYSFPSAHALGAAAIYGTLAVVLNIWTKRTRILIAGIVIITVMLSRVVIGVHYVEDVIVGALLGTGLVLIGMYFNRNPYSVFTFALVISAVAFVIGSREFTTLAFGASIGGMVGWQYVRDQEFSSSGAAIAVSGILAIPLMLGFRGVELLLFSHWPTEIFMYAVLTAFVLAVPVWAKQVEDWTAVNRLQDSVFSRRQPNIPEMDD; this is encoded by the coding sequence ATGAACGGATTCCCAAGTCTTGTCCCAGCGTACCAATTTTACGATGCACAGACAAATGAAGCAGTCCGAGATGTAGTACCAGAGCCAATTATATGGCTGCTGACACACGTTACACATCTTGGTGACGGCGCAGTCTTAGTTGTCCTTGGAGTTACATTGTATTGGTTTGGTGCTGGAGACCGCCGTCAACGGGCGTTTGTACTTGCGATAGCAACTGCATCGCTGGCGGTGGCAGCAGGGATTAAGGGTATTTTTGCAATTCCACGACCAGAGACAGCATTTACCCCACTCGAGTATCCGGGCTACAGTTTCCCAAGTGCACATGCACTGGGGGCAGCAGCAATATACGGAACGCTTGCAGTTGTATTAAACATCTGGACGAAACGTACACGAATACTGATAGCTGGAATCGTGATTATTACCGTGATGCTCTCACGAGTCGTGATTGGAGTTCACTACGTTGAGGATGTTATTGTAGGAGCACTTCTTGGAACGGGGCTAGTTTTGATTGGAATGTATTTCAATCGGAACCCATACTCTGTTTTCACATTCGCACTGGTTATATCAGCAGTTGCATTTGTGATCGGATCGCGAGAATTCACGACACTGGCATTCGGAGCATCGATCGGTGGGATGGTCGGCTGGCAATATGTCAGAGATCAGGAGTTCTCCTCGTCAGGTGCTGCGATCGCTGTATCTGGGATACTGGCGATTCCTCTTATGCTTGGGTTCCGAGGGGTTGAGCTTCTGCTATTTAGCCACTGGCCGACAGAGATTTTCATGTATGCCGTACTCACAGCATTTGTGCTGGCAGTTCCTGTGTGGGCCAAGCAAGTCGAAGACTGGACAGCTGTGAATCGACTACAGGACTCGGTATTTAGCAGACGTCAGCCGAATATTCCAGAGATGGATGACTGA
- a CDS encoding TRAM domain-containing protein, producing the protein MDMSDNLLCLFSARVEEKSDKYVIEIPRREIDAETVSPNEIYRVALLDHLSDDEQPQSSSTAPDQPQPPVEIGETRYLEIEDLGKQGDGIARVERGYVIIVPDTDMGDRVKVEITEVKPNFAVAEVIEPEPVS; encoded by the coding sequence GTGGATATGTCTGATAACCTACTTTGTTTGTTCAGTGCTCGTGTCGAAGAGAAATCGGATAAATACGTTATTGAAATACCTCGCAGAGAAATCGATGCAGAAACCGTTTCTCCAAATGAGATCTATCGGGTTGCGCTTTTAGATCATCTTAGCGATGACGAACAGCCACAATCCTCATCTACTGCGCCTGATCAGCCACAGCCGCCGGTAGAAATTGGTGAAACACGATATCTTGAAATAGAAGATCTCGGGAAACAAGGTGACGGAATAGCGCGTGTTGAACGAGGATACGTAATTATTGTTCCAGATACTGATATGGGGGACCGGGTCAAGGTTGAGATCACAGAGGTCAAACCGAACTTTGCCGTTGCAGAGGTTATTGAACCGGAACCGGTCAGCTAA
- a CDS encoding CinA family protein has translation MTSTSDAIEKRVGDRLRDRDETVAVAESCTGGLIGSRLTDIPGASDYFDRGYVTYAYGSKLRELAVPRETLDEHGAVSEQTAKAMARGIRDRADTTWGIATTGIAGPAGGTEQNPVGTAYIGIAYAAPWDSGESTVSVSRYVFNGDRREVKQHVATQALTDLFERLQ, from the coding sequence ATGACCAGTACAAGCGATGCTATCGAAAAACGCGTTGGTGATCGACTCCGTGACCGAGATGAAACTGTTGCTGTTGCAGAGTCTTGTACCGGCGGACTAATTGGATCTAGGCTGACGGATATTCCAGGCGCCAGCGATTATTTTGATCGGGGATATGTCACCTATGCTTACGGCTCAAAACTCCGAGAGCTGGCTGTTCCCCGAGAAACACTCGACGAACACGGGGCAGTTAGCGAACAAACAGCAAAAGCAATGGCTCGTGGTATTCGAGACCGAGCTGACACGACGTGGGGAATTGCGACAACTGGAATTGCAGGACCAGCTGGTGGAACTGAACAAAATCCCGTCGGTACCGCCTACATTGGTATTGCATATGCTGCTCCGTGGGACTCTGGAGAGTCTACAGTTTCTGTGTCTAGGTATGTCTTTAATGGAGACCGAAGAGAGGTTAAACAGCATGTCGCAACTCAAGCGTTGACAGACTTGTTTGAGAGATTGCAATAG
- a CDS encoding YkgJ family cysteine cluster protein — protein MPTLHEELAMAESLNVDALAEAIVDIGFECTQCGACCTAEENAPHTAIIFPDEVRDLKTAERDWEDIARPMPFGFETGADTLEWALQVDDCGDCTFYADGECSVYEQRPLICQTYPFDIDFEHDDQRISHDHLYASECPGLENDISREDARKLAKQIKQRAITDRRESLAVQEQYSTNPHTTDEPAVYDSEGLKHPDGRTFEP, from the coding sequence ATGCCAACCTTACATGAAGAATTAGCGATGGCGGAAAGTCTGAATGTTGACGCTCTAGCTGAGGCGATCGTTGATATTGGGTTTGAGTGCACTCAATGTGGTGCATGCTGCACTGCAGAAGAGAATGCTCCTCACACAGCCATAATTTTCCCAGATGAAGTTCGAGACCTCAAAACAGCGGAACGTGACTGGGAAGATATTGCTCGTCCGATGCCGTTTGGTTTTGAGACTGGCGCCGACACGCTCGAGTGGGCATTGCAGGTTGATGACTGCGGTGACTGCACGTTCTATGCGGATGGCGAGTGCAGTGTGTATGAGCAGCGTCCGCTGATTTGTCAAACCTATCCATTCGATATTGACTTTGAGCATGATGACCAGCGGATATCACATGATCACCTCTATGCGTCTGAGTGTCCGGGGCTAGAGAATGACATTTCCCGTGAAGATGCTCGTAAGCTTGCAAAGCAAATTAAACAGCGAGCGATTACTGATCGGCGAGAGTCCTTAGCTGTTCAAGAACAGTACAGTACAAATCCTCATACGACGGATGAACCAGCTGTCTATGACTCAGAAGGGCTAAAACATCCTGATGGACGAACCTTTGAGCCCTGA
- a CDS encoding ribonuclease P protein component 4 — protein MSTARIAKERIVRLETLARDAAEDGEVDQSRRYVRLAQRIAERNRLELPETFKHFTCDRCDLYLRPSKNAQVRLHDGRVVMTCSCGEQNRYPYKD, from the coding sequence ATGTCGACAGCGCGAATCGCAAAAGAACGGATTGTGCGGCTTGAAACTTTAGCAAGGGACGCCGCCGAAGATGGAGAAGTTGATCAGTCCCGACGATATGTTCGCCTTGCACAGCGGATTGCAGAACGAAACCGGCTAGAGCTACCGGAGACGTTCAAGCATTTTACCTGTGATCGATGTGATCTGTACTTGCGTCCGAGCAAAAACGCACAAGTGCGGCTTCATGATGGACGCGTTGTGATGACATGCAGTTGTGGTGAACAGAATAGATATCCCTACAAGGATTAG